DNA sequence from the Sandaracinaceae bacterium genome:
GGACGAGCCCACCGAATTCGTTCGCATCGCCACCGAGTTCTTCCTCGGACCGTGATACCAGGGGGCATGAAGGACGTCCCGCTCCTGCGCGCGTTCGGGGTGCTCAACCGCACGTTCTCGAGCTACTTCTCCCAGTCGCTGGCGCGCGAAGGGCTCTCCTACTCGGAGGGCGTCATCCTCGCGAACGTCGGCCACGCCCCGGGTGTCACGCAGCACGTGCTCGCGCAGGAGCTGGTCATCGACCGGGCTGCGGTGGCCCGCGCGGTAAAGGGCTTGCGCGACAAGGGGCTGGTGCGCGAGCGGCAGTCGGA
Encoded proteins:
- a CDS encoding winged helix-turn-helix transcriptional regulator; protein product: MKDVPLLRAFGVLNRTFSSYFSQSLAREGLSYSEGVILANVGHAPGVTQHVLAQELVIDRAAVARAVKGLRDKGLVRERQSESDGRVKELWPTRAGERMVGKIRGWNDAWIGFVTTDLSERERATFMQALGKLVLRAKEADPAAFGV